In a single window of the Lineus longissimus chromosome 4, tnLinLong1.2, whole genome shotgun sequence genome:
- the LOC135486148 gene encoding uncharacterized protein LOC135486148, with protein sequence MKAPLVIAIIAVIATLIGKGTSQSEPECKDNPRIADATGAKSKSSDDAKSTVKCQTGFVGQACKCDVKCDGSYFIDQETCVAFNRYSVGGVKAKVTCIEKACVKSRINLTSDGYVPGPTVTCPKDSELVSCSIYSPWSQSYPSFMTTKVTGNTCVGPSQCKKCRVQAVCIAKKEPECKDSPRIADATGAKSKSSDDAKSTVKCQTGFVGQACKCDVKCDGSYFIDQETCVAFNRYSVGGVKAKVTCIEKACVKSRINLTSDGYVPGPTVTCPKDSELVSCSIYSPWSQSYPSFMTTKVTGNTCVGPSQCKKCRVQAVCIAKKEPECKDSPRIADATGAKSKSSDDAKSTVKCQTGFVGQACKCDVKCDGSYFIDQETCVAFNRYSVGGVKAKVTCIEKACVKSRINLTSDGYVPGPTVTCPKDSELVSCSIYSPWSQSYPSFMTTKVTGNTCVGPSQCKKCRVQAVCIAMNEEPKKDCAPGYSLDVKTDSCVDLCPDYQQKWDGKECVKRCIASEKWDGKNCVLRCPLPNKYNVAFKTCEERICRCLAAGDPNYIQYDGQKVEFMGKCKYTFTKLRGADSHQKCYFNVEEKNVVADSSDLTYVKLVDVQVEDMTFRYNDHTKNVSINGIDDTNSKFPMTLKTKQGTDVIVSFANRKFTVDASACGMITSYRDSFLTTDIKSSLGKQVEGICGTCNGEKNDDLIGKGMKKSGNFTVFSSSWSVPDDSGLPVEGHCTSADVNGDCSVAWAKKVQNSNHCGAITDTNGSFKTCIASGSVDVDKFKESCEYDVCSASKGSTAAKDVPLVVCKTLAAFADACAAQGAGGVWRSTSFCPLKCETNEYYSPKKYAGCEKTCENKMVSTKCAKGEPEDGCTCKNSYVRLGNKCVHPRECGCEVGDGQHLDSGESVVLVGCKTKYECSAESVLKKVDFPACHDDATCSVVKGAYACKCNDGFDGNGHDCKSKCQKAEEKWDTKSSKCILRCPDEDTKWHIKSISCIPRCPDIQTKWDGKICALRCPNQDEQWSSVKSACILRCPDVNTKWDQMQGKCVDRCASHMQWDNQQKKCTSRCAAADKWEETKKKCTPRCPSHQDWKTDKCENKCPTGEKWHDPTNKCFQDVIYPKTEGGNGQEAPCVIPFLYGSKWQEDCVQGKEKMWCSTTENYDADKKWGYCPVMCRTKGGLIKFPGDAWTDDGKGVFCDTDGTIGMITGEFSLTTGGDGGGAGCVFPYLYNGRYHGKCVISTTLPWCGTLKDGSKWGYCPPQCMPKDGSRKNAGDWWMEGQMKYFCDENAVIEEIKDLSIKTKDGVQCVFPFKYNSKFYGGCTGTTPWCATTADYDADAKWGHCAVTCLTQDKKKVNAGATWSHGGKEYACGRDGKVRANVNTPPGNCLFPFSYKGNTYEKCTEVGSAGKPWCFIDEAEKAYGYC encoded by the exons ATGAAAGCGCCACTTGTTATAGCGATCATCGCGGTCATTGCCACCTTAATAGGAAAAGGTACATCACAGTCAG AGCCAGAATGCAAAGATAATCCAAGGA TTGCAGATGCTACGGGCGCAAAATCGAAAAGTTCTGATGATGCAAAATCTACGGTGAAATGTCAAACGGGCTTTGTTGGTCAGGCATGTAAATGTGACGTCAAATGTGACGGATCTTACTTCATCGATCAGGAAACTTGCGTTGCCTTTAACAGATACAGTGTCGGTGGTGTTAAG GCTAAGGTGACCTGTATTGAGAAAGCTTGCGTGAAAAGTCGTATAAATCTTACCTCCGATGGATATGTTCCCGGCCCAACAGTGACATGCCCTAAAGATTCTGAACTTGTATCATGTTCCATTTATTCTCC GTGGTCTCAATCTTACCCGTCTTTTATGACGACTAAAGTGACAGGCAACACTTGCGTTGGCCCCAGTCAATGCAAGAAATGTCGTGTCCAAGCAGTGTGTATTGCGAAAAAAG AGCCAGAATGCAAAGATAGTCCAAGGA TTGCAGATGCTACGGGCGCAAAATCGAAAAGTTCCGATGATGCAAAATCTACGGTGAAATGTCAAACGGGCTTTGTTGGTCAGGCATGTAAATGTGACGTCAAATGTGACGGATCTTACTTCATCGATCAGGAAACTTGCGTTGCCTTTAACAGATACAGTGTCGGTGGTGTTAAG GCTAAGGTGACCTGTATTGAGAAAGCTTGCGTGAAAAGTCGTATAAATCTTACCTCCGATGGATATGTTCCCGGCCCAACAGTGACATGCCCTAAAGATTCTGAACTTGTATCATGTTCCATTTATTCTCC GTGGTCTCAATCTTACCCGTCTTTTATGACGACTAAAGTGACAGGCAACACTTGCGTTGGCCCCAGTCAATGCAAGAAATGTCGTGTCCAAGCAGTGTGTATTGCGAAAAAAG AGCCAGAATGCAAAGATAGTCCAAGGA TTGCAGATGCTACGGGCGCAAAATCGAAAAGTTCCGATGATGCAAAATCTACGGTGAAATGTCAAACGGGCTTTGTTGGTCAGGCATGTAAATGTGACGTCAAATGTGACGGATCTTACTTCATCGATCAGGAAACTTGCGTTGCCTTTAACAGATACAGTGTCGGTGGTGTTAAG GCTAAGGTGACCTGTATTGAGAAAGCTTGCGTGAAAAGTCGTATAAATCTTACCTCCGATGGATATGTTCCCGGCCCAACAGTGACATGCCCTAAAGATTCTGAACTTGTATCATGTTCCATTTATTCTCC GTGGTCTCAATCTTACCCGTCTTTTATGACGACTAAAGTGACAGGCAACACTTGCGTTGGCCCCAGTCAATGCAAGAAATGTCGTGTCCAAGCAGTGTGTATTGCGATGAATGAAGAGCCGAAAAAAG ACTGTGCACCAGGCTACAGCCTGGATGTGAAAACAGATAGCTGTGTTGACC TTTGTCCTGATTACCAACAGAAGTGGGATGGAAAGGAATGTGTCAAAC GTTGCATCGCTAGCGAGAAATGGGACGGGAAGAATTGTGTTCTGA GATGCCCGTTGCCGAATAAATACAATGTTGCCTTCAAAACTTGCGAAGAAA GAATCTGCCGCTGTTTGGCCGCCGGGGATCCAAACTACATCCAATACGATGGGCAGAAAGTCGAATTCATGGGGAAATGTAAATACACCTTTACCAAGCTAAGAGGAGCAGACAGTCACCAGAAGTGTTACTTTAATGTTGAAGAAAAGAATGTCGTTGCCGATTCTTCTGACTTGACCTATGTGAAGCTTGTTGATGTTCAGGTCGAAGACATGACCTTCAGATACAATGATCATACCAAGAACGTCTCC ATTAATGGAATCGACGATACAAATAGTAAATTCCCAATGaccctcaaaacaaaacaagggACCGATGTGATAGTCTCCTTTGCTAACCGCAAGTTCACGGTTGATGCCAGCGCCTGTGGTATGATCACATCGTACAGGGATTCCTTCCTCACAACAGACATCAAATCATCGCTGGGCAAACAGGTTGAGGGAATTTGTGGAACGTGTAATGGCGAAAAGAATGATGATCTCATTGGCAAAGGAATGAAGAAGTCAGGCAATTTCACAGTGTTTTCCTCGAGTTGGTCTGTTCCTGACGATTCGGGTCTCCCAGTCGAAGG GCACTGTACATCGGCTGATGTAAATGGTGACTGCTCAGTTGCCTGGGCCAAGAAAGTGCAGAACAGTAACCACTGTGGTGCCATCACAGACACGAACGGTTCATTCAAGACTTGCATCGCCAGTGGAAGCGTCGATGTAGACAAGTTTAAGGAAAGCTGTGAATACGATGTATGTTCTGCCTCGAAAGGTAGCACGGCGGCTAAGGATGTACCCCTAGTTGTCTGCAAGACCTTGGCTGCATTTGCTGATGCCTGTGCCGCACAGGGCGCTGGGGGTGTTTGGAGGAGCACCAGTTTCTGCC CCCTGAAATGTGAAACAAATGAATACTACTCCCCAAAGAAGTATGCTGGGTGTGAAAAGACTTGCGAGAACAAAATGGTATCCACGAAATGCGCCAAGGGCGAACCTGAAGATGGTTGTACGTGTAAGAATAGCTATGTCAGACTAGGGAATAAGTGTGTTCACCCGAGGGAGTGTGGATGTGAAGTCGGCGATGGTCAGCACCTTGAT AGTGGCGAATCTGTGGTACTGGTCGGCTGCAAAACCAAGTACGAATGCTCAGCTGAAAGCGTGTTGAAGAAAGTCGATTTCCCCGCCTGCCATGATGATGCGACTTGCTCTGTCGTGAAAGGAGCGTACGCCTGCAAGTGTAATGATGGATTTGATGGGAACGGACATGATTGCAAGTCGA AATGCCAGAAAGCTGAAGAAAAGTGGGACACGAAGTCATCTAAATGCATTCTCC GTTGCCCTGACGAAGACACCAAATGGCATATCAAATCAATCTCGTGCATTCCTA GATGCCCCGATATTCAGACTAAATGGGACGGCAAGATATGCGCACTGA GGTGCCCTAACCAAGACGAACAGTGGTCCAGCGTGAAGTCAGCGTGCATTCTAC GTTGCCCCGATGTTAACACCAAATGGGACCAGATGCAAGGCAAATGTGTTGACC GATGTGCGAGTCATATGCAATGGGATAACCAACAGAAAAAATGCACAAGTC GATGTGCGGCAGCTGACAAGTGGGAAGAAAccaaaaagaaatgtacaccCA GATGTCCATCCCACCAGGATTGGAAGACTGACAAATGCGAAAACA AATGCCCAACGGGAGAAAAATGGCACGATCCGACCAACAAATGCTTCCAAG ACGTCATCTATCCAAAGACAGAGGGAGGCAATGGCCAGGAGGCTCCCTGTGTTATACCTTTCTTGTATGGCAGCAAATGGCAGGAGGACTGTGTACAGGGAAAAGAGAAGATGTGGTGCTCAACTACGGAAAACTATGATGCGGACAAAAAGTGGGGTTATTGCCCTG TTATGTGCCGAACCAAGGGTGGACTGATCAAATTCCCTGGCGATGCCTGGACGGATGACGGGAAGGGAGTATTCTGTGACACCGATGGGACCATTGGAATGATTACTGGAG AATTCTCGTTAACGACAGGCGGTGATGGCGGTGGAGCTGGGTGTGTATTCCCATACTTATACAACGGACGCTACCACGGAAAATGCGTGATTTCCACCACATTGCCTTGGTGTGGCACTCTCAAGGACGGCTCAAAGTGGGGATACTGTCCAC CTCAATGTATGCCAAAGGACGGGAGTAGGAAGAATGCGGGAGACTGGTGGATGGAAGGACAAATGAAGTACTTCTGCGATGAGAATGCAGTCATCGAGGAAATTAAGGATC TTTCAATCAAGACGAAGGACGGTGTTCAATGCGTCTTCCCATTTAAATACAACAGCAAGTTCTATGGTGGATGTACTGGTACGACCCCCTGGTGTGCCACCACTGCTGACTACGACGCCGATGCCAAGTGGGGCCACTGCGCTG TCACATGCCTTACCCAGGATAAGAAGAAGGTGAATGCCGGAGCCACTTGGTCACATGGAGGGAAGGAGTACGCCTGTGGGAGGGATGGAAAAGTCAGAGCAA